The genome window GCCAGacattcactgaaaaaaaatacacacaacgAAACAAAACTCACACAATATCTGAGAATCTGGACACTTCGTATCAGTGTTTTGAAGTGTTTCATTAATATCTTAAGACAAGTGTATCAAAACCTTGGCATGATTTAATTTAAAGTCGCCAATTTTGTTTTTACTAACATCAGAAAGTTATGGCTACACTGCCAATGCCGGGTCTGCTTAATTTGACTTAAGAGTTTAATATGACTTAACATTAAAAGCTCACACTACCCCGAAATATATAATTTCACGCATACGGTGACATTCAACATTCAAGTGCCAGTGTTTTTGTACTGTCTTTTGGTCAAGTTTCTTTAAACTTTCAAAGAATCACTTTTAggcttacaaaaataaatatttgtcaaaatgttcaataaatattacataaaactAGCagcaaaaagtatctagaaatcTGTCGTGTGCAAATAGTTTTCTTCCCAACTACCATTCCCATGGtcccaaataaattttagaatctagTCCCATCCCCTTCCTAGACAAGCTGCGTTCAACAATCTCCAAGAGACAAAATAAGATTGGAAGTTTAAGGACACGCACACaagacatatatataaaattctctGAATGTGCAATAAAAGAAGTACTTTGTAAAAAGTTATGGGCAAAATGTACAAGGGCCTAAACCTAGACTAATTGAAATAGCACCATAACAAATGACCTCAATACTGTCAAGTGCACCTACTTAATAAAAGTTTTAGAACAAGGCACAATACACTTGAAAATCTATTGCACTTTAGGAAATTTTTGCCATCTTCCAATGCCACTGTAAAAAGATTGAGCGTTTTGATCACCGCATTCTGGCCACAAAATTAGCACAGAATTCAAAGTGGCAGAGGCATTTTAGTGGTGGACAATGCTCATCTTTGGCCAGATTTAGCATAAACAGactataaatacaatggaaaccTATGCAACTAAAACTGACTAAAACTGCACTGTATAGCAGAATTGACACCTTGTGCAGTTATGTACATATTTCCAACCTGTGTGATCTCAAAGATTTCAGTTTGTTACTCTTCTGGAGCCATTTTTACAAAGTCTATAGTAAGCCAGTTTAACATCTCAACGCAGCTTGAACAGAGTAATGTGAATCGGCATTTAAAATAAAGCCTGCTGCATTAATTCTTCCTGTTCATACCCTCTTGACCAAAAAACATCAACACTAGCATGCGTTATTAGACCAAAAATCATCCAGGGCCCTAATGAGGGCTGGTCATTGCTGTGGTCAGCCATTCTaccatttcaatttcatttatggCAGGCATTTAAAAAGTCTAAGTAGATGAATTCTCCTAAAAACCTATCTCAAGTTATCAGACCTTTAAACTTTCCCTGTAATAGTATGCCCACATTTGGCTAGCTCATAGTTAATGATCTGCCTAAACATTGAAAGAGGAATTGCTGTATTTACTTGCATTAACTTTGAAAACAGTGCTTTGAATGTATGCATGTATTCATACATCACCTCATCATGACTGGAATGGCTTGTTTAAAGACTATCAGGTTCTAAATACCTATCCAGGATAGAGTGAGCAAATCAGAACTTTAACTTAATACAGTTTGCCACATTAGAAACTAATTCCATTAATATGCTTCAAGacgtttgttgtttgttttcccccAATCTGCAAGTATCAAAAAGCCCTAATGCAGGCTACCGCATAAGTTTTTTCCTTATAATATTTATGGATGAATCGATGATTCCTGTTAAGTTGTATCACACCTGTGTGCCAAGGTTTGATTTTAGCCCAAGTTCAGTAAATTTATTTTGTCAAAACAATTGATATCTTGAGCATTACTGAGCCAACaggacatcaaaataaaaagttgtctAAAGTTAAAGGCACAGTACATTAACAAACAAATGATCCTCAGtcacaaaattataaatgcagtttgggatgggggttgggaggggagtTAATCCAAACTACAGCAATGAAGTCTTCAAACCACCTTCTGAACAGGGCTGCTGATTGTTCCTTTCAACTCTTCATGTGACCTTGagctcccttaaaaaaaaaatttcagtggaGAATCACAGCTGGTAATGTACTGCGAGTTCTTGAAGCTACACAAGGTATAGTCTGGCTAAGTTACATGTGGTTTCCATATTAGCTTGTTTGGCAGGGTAACCTACTACAAAGTAGGCTCAGTTACCCCACCAGTCAACCCCCTGGGAGTTATAATTTCCTCCATATCCATCACTGTTGTAAAAGCCTCCATAGCCACCTAATGagagatttaaaaaagagaaaaattaattaagtCATCCATTGTTTTATACAGTCTTTcccttctttaaatattttgatgtaaAATTACAAAAAGCAATCTACAGGGCTGACCCTCCCGATATTTTTAATTATGctttgaaaaagatgaaaaaggaaaaagaaaacccttcCCAAAGATATGAGGTTAAAAATCAACATTACCTCCACCAAACCCTCTGCTGCTGCCATGGCCACCTCCACCACTGCGGCTGCTGCTGGCGCGGCTGCTGCTGAAGCTGGAACTGCTGGCACCACTACTTTGTCGATAGTCTCTGGCACCAAATCCTCCACTGAATCTACTACTACAAGGACAAAATGTGTTAGTTCATGTAAAGATGAAATTTCAATCAGATAACCCAATTCTTGTTAAAACTTCCCAATGACCAATTTCTGATTTTCCAATTCAAGCAATTTCATCCAGTCCTATTTTCCCTAACAGTGATTTTAAAAGGCCTTAGCTGTGAAAGGCTGACACTACCTTAATGTCACCTAACAACCTTAAGAAGTTACCCTTGGACGTAACACTCATCCCCATCATCATACACCATCTGTAACTCACCTTTTGGATCGTCCACGACTGCTACCCTTGTAGTGGTGTTCATAAGCCATGTTTTCTAACCAAGATGGCACTTCCTGTTTAGCTTCAACAAGAAGATCCAACAAATCCTTGGTAATATTTATGTTTCTCTCATTAAAGAATGAGGTGGCAAGGCCTAAAACAGTTCCAAAAAGGACATTAAGGTCTTCCATAAAGTAGCACAGTATTCTTACTTTCATATTAGAATATTAGGTAGAATACTAAAATAAGAGATAACAATTCGCTATTTAACCAACTCAAATTTCTTTGAACAAACCCTGACTTTTTTTCCTGCCACTTCTGCTGAGATGTATTTTAACCCCATTTTTTGAAAATAGGACTTCTTCTATTAAGATCCTGAAAAGTTCTTTGCTGTAAGaatcacaatgaaaaatcagaaaccaCCAGATCATCAAGTAACCACACACTTACCAAGGTTTCCTACACGTCCTGTACGGCCAATGCGATGTACATATTCTTCAATATCACTTGGCAAGTCAAAATTGATAACATGTTTCACATTTGAAATGTCCAGTCCTCTTGCTGCTACCTAGAAAGTAACTTTTGTTACATATAGTCCacttaaaagaaagcaaatagtTGAACATGCTgaccttgaaaataaaattatacatactgCTGTAGCCACTAGAATTGGGCTTTTTCCTGAGCGGAACTGGTGAAGGGCCTCTTCTCTATCTCTCTGAGACCGGTCTCCATGGATACTGGTACAAGCATATCCTTCATGGTACAAGAAATCCTCTAGAGAATCTGCACCCTTTTTGGTCTCCACAAACACTAAGGTCAGTGAATCTTTGCCTAAAGTTAAAATATTACAAGATTTCTGTCACTAATAGTGGCTTGGTTCTCTTTGTACTTAGTAAACTTGCAAACAGAGGCAACTGCAATAGATCGTTTCAATAATATGTTTCGGATGAGGAGGAAAAGCAATAAAGGTCATCCAAATGGATAAATTTATTACCTAAGCCACCAGAATGATATGATGCTAAAATTATACCTGTTGCATTTAGAAGGTCAAGCAGAAATGACCGTTTGTCTGACTCTTCCACCCAGACTACTTTCTGTGTGATGTTCTCAGAGGTAGAGCCAACTCTTCCTACGGCCAGAAAGATATACTCATCCAAGAAATCACGAGCAagcatctgaaagaaaaaaaaagtgttttattatCTATTGAGATAAACAAATTCCTAAGTAAATAAGATTTGCAGAATAAAATAATACCTGTATTTCCTTAGGGAAAGTAGCACTAAACATCATAGTGTGGCGAACTCCCTTTGGTGGCATAGTATCTTGTTCAACGATTCTACGTATTTGAGGTTCAAACCCCATATCCAACATCCGATCAGCTTCATCTAACACCAAGTATCtgccatggaaaaaaaaatccagtttagAATTTGAGGAGAAAAgatagttttaatataactatttCTATAAGCACAATtaattattcattcagtaaattcCTCACACAATTTAACCCATGTATGTGAGACACAGCATAGGATCTTTGCCACTAAATAAATGGTCCAAGACAGTACAGCCAAATTAGCCCTTATACTTGACTGTGGTCCCAAGGTCCGGTCATTCTCAGCCTCTACTAAAATGTCACTGATTTTTCGACATTAAAATTACAATGAGCAAACTTTTTGTAAAAGCTGTGAGACTAAAATAAATCACTTCTCCACCTTAAAACTTATTTACAAGTTCCACAAAACTAATGgccagtaatttaaaaaattaatgcattccaaacattcaaaaattaaCATACTTGCAGAAGTCTAATCCAATCTTCCCTCTTTCCATCATATCTACTAGACGTCCTGGAGTGGCTACTAACAAGTGGCATCCACGTTCTAAGTCTCGAATTTGCTGACCAATATCAGCACCACCATAAACCACGCAAGGACGAACTCTAGATCGgtatgaaaactataaacaaagaAATGTTATCAACTTTAAGGCCAAGATTTTTACATGGTCATAAAACATTTCATCAGACTTAATGAGAAAGCCAATAATCTCTGAAATGCATACTTACTTTCCTAGCTTCCTCATAGATCTGTACAGCCAATTCTCTAGTTGGTGCTAACACCAAGGAGATTGGGTATTGTTTGCGGCGCCCATACCTTCCATtttcctaaaaaataatttataagttaAACACTTAACATCCTTTTTTAAAGGTTCATTACAACGTAATTCCCTTCTGTAATTTACGGATTACACTAAGAACTGTTTCTAATTATATAGGTTAGAATACAAGTATTATCGTCATTTAGAAAGCTTTCTCAACAGCTACCTACAAGGTTCCACAGtcatttcccattttatataGAAATCTTTACCTTCATGGCTCTCAAAGCCTCGCCTGGACCATCAGAATAAATCTGACTCAAGATGGGCAAGAGAAATGCTGCAGTTTTTCCAGACCCTGTTTAAAAGAAAGCATATTCATTTAACCAGAGAAAAACCTGCTTATTACTTTTGAATATACATTGGTAGATTGCGGTGTTTCTTTTAACTGCCTAATTACTTAGcaattaattattttactttatccccaaattaattttctaaaaattaatagctaatttaaaaataccaagtGATGACTTTGACTAATCTATAATAGGAGTAAGCAAACTAAGGCCCAACCTATTTatctttgtaaataaagctttactggAATATAGCTGTGAGCAATAATTACACATCATCTATGGCTACTTTCAGAAAACAGCAAAGCTGAATTGCAACAAGACCACGTAGTCCATgagccaaaaaaatattttgttcagtcACAGAAAATATATACCAAACTCTGGTCACTAACAATGTAGTAGTATTCACTTCTTCGTATTTGTGTAGAGAGCAGGAATTGTGTCTCTAAATGTGACAATTTCAATTTCTAACACTTCCTTGTAGGTACTGTATATACTGATAGCGTATAAAGGATGACATTCTCACTCTTCTACAGGCTTTTCTCTAATCTTACCCTTCTTATCCCTGATACAATGTTACAGTGCTAACTTTCTCACCATTGCAATCACAATAACCTAACTCTGTTGCAGCAGTATCAGGCTCATGACTTTCTATAGGCTGTCCCCAAGATACCCTAACGAAAACATTAGAGGTAATACAGGACCCAAAGGGCTAAGACAAGAGATACCATCCAGCTACTCCTTACCTATATCAAAGTACACCAGTCGGACTACATACAGGACTCAAGCTTCCTCGTGAAACATACTCCATGCATATTTTTTTTGGTATTGGTTTTATGAGAGCAAGCCGAGTTAAGGTATTCTTGACAACTTTTTAACTTCTATCAAGTCTG of Hippopotamus amphibius kiboko isolate mHipAmp2 chromosome X, mHipAmp2.hap2, whole genome shotgun sequence contains these proteins:
- the DDX3X gene encoding ATP-dependent RNA helicase DDX3X isoform X2; this encodes MSHVAVENALGLDQQFAGLDLNSSDNQSGGSTASKGRYIPPHLRNREATKGFYDKDSSGWSSSKDKDAYSSFGCRSDSRGKSSFFSDRGSGSRGRFDDRGRSDYDSIGSRGDRGGFGKYERGGNSRWCDKSDEDDWSKPLPPSERLEQELFSGGNTGINFEKYDDIPVEATGNNCPPHIESFSDVEMGEIIMGNIELTRYTRPTPVQKHAIPIIKEKRDLMACAQTGSGKTAAFLLPILSQIYSDGPGEALRAMKENGRYGRRKQYPISLVLAPTRELAVQIYEEARKFSYRSRVRPCVVYGGADIGQQIRDLERGCHLLVATPGRLVDMMERGKIGLDFCKYLVLDEADRMLDMGFEPQIRRIVEQDTMPPKGVRHTMMFSATFPKEIQMLARDFLDEYIFLAVGRVGSTSENITQKVVWVEESDKRSFLLDLLNATGKDSLTLVFVETKKGADSLEDFLYHEGYACTSIHGDRSQRDREEALHQFRSGKSPILVATAVAARGLDISNVKHVINFDLPSDIEEYVHRIGRTGRVGNLGLATSFFNERNINITKDLLDLLVEAKQEVPSWLENMAYEHHYKGSSRGRSKSRFSGGFGARDYRQSSGASSSSFSSSRASSSRSGGGGHGSSRGFGGGGYGGFYNSDGYGGNYNSQGVDWWGN
- the DDX3X gene encoding ATP-dependent RNA helicase DDX3X isoform X3, whose protein sequence is MSHVAVENALGLDQQFAGLDLNSSDNQSGGSTASRRYIPPHLRNREATKGFYDKDSSGWSSSKDKDAYSSFGCRSDSRGKSSFFSDRGSGSRGRFDDRGRSDYDSIGSRGDRGGFGKYERGGNSRWCDKSDEDDWSKPLPPSERLEQELFSGGNTGINFEKYDDIPVEATGNNCPPHIESFSDVEMGEIIMGNIELTRYTRPTPVQKHAIPIIKEKRDLMACAQTGSGKTAAFLLPILSQIYSDGPGEALRAMKENGRYGRRKQYPISLVLAPTRELAVQIYEEARKFSYRSRVRPCVVYGGADIGQQIRDLERGCHLLVATPGRLVDMMERGKIGLDFCKYLVLDEADRMLDMGFEPQIRRIVEQDTMPPKGVRHTMMFSATFPKEIQMLARDFLDEYIFLAVGRVGSTSENITQKVVWVEESDKRSFLLDLLNATGKDSLTLVFVETKKGADSLEDFLYHEGYACTSIHGDRSQRDREEALHQFRSGKSPILVATAVAARGLDISNVKHVINFDLPSDIEEYVHRIGRTGRVGNLGLATSFFNERNINITKDLLDLLVEAKQEVPSWLENMAYEHHYKGSSRGRSKSSRFSGGFGARDYRQSSGASSSSFSSSRASSSRSGGGGHGSSRGFGGGGYGGFYNSDGYGGNYNSQGVDWWGN
- the DDX3X gene encoding ATP-dependent RNA helicase DDX3X isoform X1 yields the protein MSHVAVENALGLDQQFAGLDLNSSDNQSGGSTASKGRYIPPHLRNREATKGFYDKDSSGWSSSKDKDAYSSFGCRSDSRGKSSFFSDRGSGSRGRFDDRGRSDYDSIGSRGDRGGFGKYERGGNSRWCDKSDEDDWSKPLPPSERLEQELFSGGNTGINFEKYDDIPVEATGNNCPPHIESFSDVEMGEIIMGNIELTRYTRPTPVQKHAIPIIKEKRDLMACAQTGSGKTAAFLLPILSQIYSDGPGEALRAMKENGRYGRRKQYPISLVLAPTRELAVQIYEEARKFSYRSRVRPCVVYGGADIGQQIRDLERGCHLLVATPGRLVDMMERGKIGLDFCKYLVLDEADRMLDMGFEPQIRRIVEQDTMPPKGVRHTMMFSATFPKEIQMLARDFLDEYIFLAVGRVGSTSENITQKVVWVEESDKRSFLLDLLNATGKDSLTLVFVETKKGADSLEDFLYHEGYACTSIHGDRSQRDREEALHQFRSGKSPILVATAVAARGLDISNVKHVINFDLPSDIEEYVHRIGRTGRVGNLGLATSFFNERNINITKDLLDLLVEAKQEVPSWLENMAYEHHYKGSSRGRSKSSRFSGGFGARDYRQSSGASSSSFSSSRASSSRSGGGGHGSSRGFGGGGYGGFYNSDGYGGNYNSQGVDWWGN